The genomic window GGCTTACTACTTTTGCCGAAATGGTATTGAATGTTCCAGAGGCAGAGAAATTACATTTTCTGGTCAGCGCAGCAATTACTGGCTATTTGCGCCAGTTAAATGGAATTATCCCTGATGTACTGGATAATTTAGGCAGGCGTTTCCTGACTTTTGAAAACTTTAAGTTCGAATTGATCAATTCAGATATCAACAGTCTTGAAAAGCACAAAGTGGCCATCAATTTTTTCTCAAAACCGCTAGTTTGGCACGATACAATAGATAATTTGCTTTTGGTATCGCAATTTAAAGAAAGTAATGAAGATGAAATTTTCACTAATCTTTTTCAGATCCAGCATTTTGTAAGTATTCACGCCATAAAAAATATCGATTAACGATGGAGCTTGCACCTGGAAAAATATTTTTAGCCGATGAACAGGGGTTAACAGAAACTTCGGCACTAAGAAGATACAGCACCTTTAATTTCGAGAAATATTATAGTGAACACAGCGCACCTTTTGGTAACTTATTTTTATGCAATGATGAATCAATAGTTGGCGGAAAGGTTACGTTTTTTCTATGCAAGGAAGATTCGCTCCAGATATTTATGCCCATTACTGGCAGAATTGATATCGTTGCCAATGGAAAAGAATTTGCTTTAGAAACCGGACAAGTACAGGTTTTGAATATGGGCAAGGGTGAAGTTTTAGAAATCAGCAACCCCTATCAAAACGATGTGATTAATTACATACAGTTTGGCATTAAAACCGATATGTTTTTAATGCGGGCAAGCGAAATGCTTTTCAACTTCGATTTTGAAAAAAATCAAAACCAGCTGCTCGAAATTATTTCCAACCCCAAATTACCTTTTAAGCTAAGTGCAGGCATTTTCGCCGGTCGCGAAGAAGCAGTTTATAAAATGCAAAGTCCAAACCATCAGTTCTATGCTTTTATTATCGCCGATGCTTTCGAAATTGAAGGGCGTTTAATGCATGCAAGAGATGGTTTAGCGCTCTGGGATATTGAACAGGTAGAATTGGAAGCGTTAAGCAACAATGCAATTGTGGTAGTTTTAGAGTTTTAGTTTTTTTGTCATTCTGAACGCAGTGAAGAATCTTTAATTTACTTATAGATTCTGAAACAAGTTCAGAATGACGGATCGCATAAGAAATACTCTTCCGTCGTGAAGTCAGATGTTACCATCTGACTTAGTGCATACCTAAAAAGATTTGATTCAGTGTAAGATGGTAACATCTTACATCACAAACAAAAGCCTATTACTTAAAAACCACTTCCGTGGCACCATAGCCGAATTTTTCTTTTCTGGCATCCATATATGTTTTTACATGGGGATTTTTACTGATCAGTTTATGGATTTTATCCCTTAAAGTACCATTTCCGGAACCGTGGATAAAAACGATTTTATCGAAATGATGCACAACCGCAGCATCCATCGCTGTTTGAAAATGATTGATCTGGATCTGCAACATTTCATCCGCTTCCAGAAAATGATGATCATCTCTTAGCTTTTCGATGTGCAGAT from Flavobacterium sp. W4I14 includes these protein-coding regions:
- a CDS encoding hypothetical protein (product_source=Hypo-rule applied; superfamily=46785), translated to MSMKVITLCYRKIIDATSTSTWDKFVHEDSFAEFKMQAQFYNQEERLTTFAEMVLNVPEAEKLHFLVSAAITGYLRQLNGIIPDVLDNLGRRFLTFENFKFELINSDINSLEKHKVAINFFSKPLVWHDTIDNLLLVSQFKESNEDEIFTNLFQIQHFVSIHAIKNID
- a CDS encoding hypothetical protein (product_source=Hypo-rule applied; cath_funfam=2.60.120.10; ko=KO:K06911; pfam=PF17954; superfamily=51182), with the translated sequence MELAPGKIFLADEQGLTETSALRRYSTFNFEKYYSEHSAPFGNLFLCNDESIVGGKVTFFLCKEDSLQIFMPITGRIDIVANGKEFALETGQVQVLNMGKGEVLEISNPYQNDVINYIQFGIKTDMFLMRASEMLFNFDFEKNQNQLLEIISNPKLPFKLSAGIFAGREEAVYKMQSPNHQFYAFIIADAFEIEGRLMHARDGLALWDIEQVELEALSNNAIVVVLEF